From Anopheles coluzzii chromosome 3, AcolN3, whole genome shotgun sequence, the proteins below share one genomic window:
- the LOC120958079 gene encoding mitochondrial basic amino acids transporter: MALDFAAGCLGGCAGVLVGFPFDTVKVHLQTQNHRNPLYRGTYDCFRKIVVREGVHGLYRGMSSPMAGVAVVNAIVFGVYGNIQRRTANPDSLYSHFLAGSAAGLAQSIVCSPMELIKTRLQLQDNLPRAAERFSGPMDCTRAIWRREGYRGIFRGLGITAARDMPGFSSYFVAYEYMVRCVANPSPFVILMAGGLAGTFSWLVTFPLDVVKSRLQADGISGKPQYNGLIDCVRKSHAAEGWAFLSRGLASTLLRAFPMNAVCFLVVSYTMKLFDDPKVSSVVEELGATAATVETPLLIVPTVVPQVPIATAPKLSVPAPAYNKRASHHDHDSHLLSIKQNTYRFLRSLGAFSEAVCCAEMGELTDDLYDRDEAEQRRASYAKLNELLLSTDPEDSSNRYPFLGD; encoded by the exons ATGGCTTTGGACTTTGCTGCCGGGTGTTTGGGAG GTTGTGCCGGTGTTCTCGTTGGCTTCCCGTTCGACACGGTGAAGGTGCACCTGCAGACGCAAAACCATCGCAATCCGCTGTACCGCGGCACGTACGACTGCTTCCGGAAGATCGTCGTACGCGAGGGTGTCCATGGATTGTACCGCGGAATGTCCAGCCCGATGGCGGGCGTCGCCGTCGTTAACGCGATCGTGTTCGGCGTGTACGGCAATATACAGCGGCGCACCGCCAATCCGGACTCGCTGTACTCCCACTTCTTGGCCGGTTCGGCGGCTGGGCTGGCCCAGAGCATTGTCTGCTCGCCGATGGAGCTGATCAAGACGCGCCTTCAGCTGCAGGACAATCTACCACGCGCTGCGGAACGGTTCAGTGGACCGATGGATTGTACCCGCGCCATCTGGCGCCGGGAAGGTTACCGGGGCATCTTCCGCGGGTTGGGCATCACGGCTGCCCGTGACATGCCGG GATTCTCAAGCTACTTTGTCGCTTACGAGTACATGGTCCGGTGCGTTGCGAATCCATCGCCGTTCGTTATCCTGATGGCCGGTGGGCTTGCCGGTACCTTCTCCTGGCTCGTCACCTTCCCGCTCGATGTCGTCAAATCGCGCCTGCAAGCGGATGGTATCTCGGGAAAGCCACAATATAATGGGCTAATCGATTGCGTGCGGAAAAGCCACGCCGCCGAAGGATGGGCGTTTTTATCGCGCGGACTCGCCTCAACGCTGCTGCGTGCCTTCCCAATGAACGCCGTCTGCTTTCTGGTAGTATCGTACACGATGAAGCTGTTCGATGATCCTAAAGTTAGTAGCGTCGTTGAGGAGCTTGGTGCAACGGCGGCCACTGTCGAGACGCCGTTGCTGATCGTTCCTACCGTTGTCCCGCAAGTGCCGATCGCGACCGCTCCCAAGCTGTCGGTTCCTGCTCCCGCGTACAACAAGCGTGCCAGCCACCACGACCACGACAGTCACCTGCTAAGCATCAAGCAAAACACTTACCGCTTCTTGCGATCGCTCGGTGCATTCAGCGAGGCCGTTTGCTGTGCCGAGATGGGCGAGCTGACGGACGATCTGTACGATCGTGACGAGGCGGAACAGCGGAGGGCAAGCTACGCAAAGCTgaacgagctgctgctgagcACCGATCCGGAGGATTCCAGCAATCGGTACCCATTTTTAGGCGACTAA
- the LOC120958078 gene encoding coiled-coil domain-containing protein 40, which yields MNPEEDANSISVQADAFNESVMDRVGVLETDHPLLERFQSALKSHLLKVKNQLEEEVADLNHRLVQNEKESEEVGAELYDLQEEIDNQKELLEIYGKEILELAAQRQQEERLAAQYRKEFEEQQLSLKEFRKMHKEHLMELENLTVLESEFAKWAQEIKDEIAVAKRVASKDAKDALAAAEEKRQVDLLLLNLSNEVKRKEHELEEIEEQIREQDGQRETISRSLADANTDLEALQHEHKCLAQAWGEVIVAIQQRDRVLVKTKEELEAIYEEHKVIKSKTEITKKAAAKEMEQNEKLAGFKNRIQGDINSLEKQVRKEQEDEDKLKRDLDHYALILEQTEADILKAQQEGLQLENHLKSLRQTLEKQNRKKFELEEQILELLQDQLTTDKAGEAQGKLLRDTQEKRRELEISMSDTENQLSVVLLELEKWRSLVENSKDVLRKAKLEHDELDADANKYNEEIKLEKERIAAKLRKMDALNRELEQLISKAGGQEMNPDELKLLDVQQDIVEIEAQLKEANASWVKLQSNVVALSEKRSLQLNEINYSRKKLLLAEQKAIKIEALLAEVMNENREIVRSLSALNTRLDAASLELFKTRKVHEKGEQECEVAHHQATERLRDAEMAVLNLEQELKDLGKEIEDCKQEVLEKHREALSWETKCKMSSEAKKFKDEETTQNSEIGIMKAEIHRMQVRYGQLKRMQEKLVHDLENTVHHRENIFESVNAREKVFGGKFKTRSTMQHKINELKNKLKVVFSEISQAEKSLLEIDTAQKLLQAEIENKKHQIEEEKLQTNLIRAETEQASLLKQENLDYIVRHQYRARRYRALANAQQLPKFRNEILIQADLQRQREVNENIAAVVETLQQDFPVQKYNLNKILQLLK from the exons ATGAATCCGGAGGAGGATGCTAACTCCATCAGTGTGCAGGCCGACGCATTCAACGAATCCGTCATGGATCGTGTCGGCGTACTGGAAACGGACCATCCCCTGCTCGAGCGGTTCCAGTCCGCCCTGAAGTCTCACCTGCTGAAGGTGAAGAACCAGCTCGAGGAGGAGGTGGCCGATTTGAACCACCGTCTGGTGCAGAACGAGAAGGAATCGGAAGAGGTCGGCGCGGAGCTGTACGATCTGCAGGAGGAGATCGACAATCAGAAGGAACTGCTCGAAATTTACGGTAAAGAAATTCTCGAACTGGCCGCCCAGCGGCAGCAGGAGGAACGGTTGGCCGCCCAGTACCGGAAGGAGTTTGAGGAGCAGCAgctctcgctgaaagagttcCGCAAGATGCACAAGGAGCACCTGATGGAGCTGGAAAACCTGACCGTGCTGGAGAGCGAGTTTGCCAAGTGGGCGCAGGAGATTAAGGACGAAATAGCGGTCGCGAAGCGTGTCGCCAGCAAGGACGCCAAGGATGCGCTGGCCGCGGCGGAAGAGAAGCGGCAGgtcgatctgctgctgctcaaccTGTCCAACGAGGTGAAGCGCAAGGAGCACGAGCTGGAAGAGATCGAGGAGCAGATCCGGGAGCAGGACGGGCAGCGGGAAACGATTAGCCGCAGCCTGGCCGATGCCAACACCGACCTGGAGGCGTTGCAGCACGAGCACAAGTGTCTAGCGCAGGCCTGGGGCGAGGTGATAGTGGCAATCCAGCAGCGCGATCGGGTGCTGGTGAAGACGAAGGAAGAGCTGGAAGCAATTTACGAGGAGCACAAAGTTATCAAGAGCAAGACGGAAATCACCAAGAAGGCGGCGGCCAAGGAAATGGAGCAGAACGAGAAGCTGGCCGGCTTCAAGAACCGCATCCAGGGGGACATCAACTCGCTGGAGAAGCAGGTCCGGAAGGAGCAGGAGGATGAAGATAAGCTCAAGCGTGACCTGGATCACTACGCGCTGATTCTCGAACAAACCGAGGCCGATATCCTGAAGGCGCAGCAAGAGGGCCTGCAGCTGGAGAATCATCTCAAGTCGCTGCGCCAAACGCTCGAGAAGCAGAATCGCAAAAAGTTCGAGCTGGAGGAGCAGATACTGGAGCTGCTGCAAGATCAGCTGACCACCGATAAGGCGGGCGAGGCGCAGGGGAAGCTGCTGCGCGATACGCAGGAGAAGCGCCGCGAGCTGGAGATTAGCATGTCGGACACGGAGAACCAGCTgtcggtggtgctgctggagctggaaAAGTGGCGTTCGCTCGTGGAAAATTCAAAGGACGTTCTGCGAAAGGCTAAG CTTGAGCATGACGAGCTGGATGCCGACGCGAACAAGTACAACGAGGAGATAAAGCTGGAAAAGGAGCGTATTGCTGCGAAGCTGCGCAAAATGGACGCGCTGAACAGGGAACTGGAGCAGCTGATCAGCAAGGCGGGCGGGCAGGAGATGAACCCGGACGAGCTGAAGCTGCTCGACGTGCAGCAAGACATCGTGGAGATAGAGGCCCAGCTCAAGGAGGCGAATGCGTCGTGGGTCAAGCTGCAATCGAACGTGGTAGCCCTGTCGGAAAAGCGCTCCCTGCAGCTGAATGAAATCAACTACTCCAGAAAGA AGCTGCTGTTGGCGGAACAGAAAGCGATCAAGATCGAGGCGCTGCTGGCGGAGGTGATGAATGAAAACCGGGAGATTGTGCGCTCACTATCGGCGCTCAACACGCGGCTCGATGCGGCCAGCCTGGAGCTGTTCAAGACGCGCAAGGTGCACGAGAAGGGCGAGCAGGAGTGCGAAGTGGCCCATCACCAGGCGACGGAGCGGCTGCGCGATGCCGAAATGGCGGTGCTGAATCTCGAGCAGGAGCTGAAGGACCTGGGCAAGGAGATCGAGGACTGCAAGCAGGAGGTGCTGGAGAAGCACCGGGAAGCATTGTCCTGGGAGACAAAGTGCAAGATGTCGTCCGAGGCGAAGAAGTTCAAGGACGAGGAAACGACCCAGAACAGTGAGATTGGCATCATGAAGGCGGAGATCCACCGGATGCAGGTGCGGTACGGGCAGCTGAAGCGCATGCAGGAGAAGCTGGTGCACGATCTGGAGAACACGGTGCACCATCGGGAGAACATATTCGAGTCGGTCAATGCACGGGAGAAGGTGTTCGGTGGGAAGTTTAAGACCCGGTCAACGATGCAGCACAAAATCAATGAGCTGAAGAACAAATTGAAGGTGGTGTTTTCG GAAATATCTCAAGCAGAAAAGAGCCTGCTCGAGATCGACACCGCTCAGAAGCTGCTCCAGGCAGAGATCGAGAACAAAAAGCACCAGATCGAGGAGGAAAAACTACAGACCAATCTGATTCGCGCAGAAACAGAACAGGCATCCCTGCTGAAGCAGGAAAATCTGGACTACATCGTGCGCCACCAGTACCGTGCCCGTCGGTATCGGGCACTGGCCAACGCACAGCAGCTGCCCAAGTTTCGCAACGAAATCCTGATCCAGGCTGACCTGCAGCGCCAGCGCGAGGTGAACGAAAACATTGCCGCAGTGGTGGAGACGCTGCAGCAAGATTTCCCCGTTCAAAAGTATAATCTGAACAAAATTCTTCAGTTGCTGAAATGA
- the LOC120958400 gene encoding zinc finger protein 1 homolog, with protein MDYNISRLCRVCLEEGVFTSIFSTDLVAMAPANMLVMCANIKVSRDDGLPSTICNNCMYRLGVAFHLKQQCENSDMRLRQYMNGGSAMNYSYTLDKETMTDDSWLLSGMDHKGDDQKSPEKKTNSKKRYRVKLPEERKKRGPKPMPKIPQTCYQCHKSFKCAAQLQMHLRTHSGEKPYACNLCPRRFAQKHNLAIHLRTHTGERPYQCEICSKQFSALGNFQAHKKIHTNERDHVCPSCNKGFITSGDLTRHMISHSGIKNYHCDICAKSFSRNRDMMAHKRKMHLEECGNECYKCHECHKVFATLNNLNVHMRVHAQEVNVADPVGELMPPHGQQQQQQQQQQQHQQHHQQQLQHQLHHQQQAHQQVPVPLALPPHALGPPGSLGVGLGMLPYPSSHVPTHPPAQVAYHSQMHPSQRLHPY; from the exons ATGGATTACAACATTAGTCGACTGTGCCGCGTGTGCCTAGAGGAGGGAGTGTTTACATCAATATTCAGCACCGATCTGGTCGCAATGGCCCCGGCCAATATGCTCGTAATGTGTGCCAACATAAAG GTATCGAGAGACGATGGACTTCCCAGCACGATCTGCAACAACTGTATGTACCGGCTCGGGGTAGCATTTCACCTAAAGCAGCAGTGTGAAAATTCCGACATGAGACTGCGCCAGTACATGAACGGAGGCTCGGCCATGAACTACAGCTACACGCTGGACAAGGAAACGATGACGGACGACTCGTGGCTGCTGTCGGGCATGGACCATAAAGGCGACGACCAAAAGTCGCCGGAAAA aaaaacaaacagtaaaaaaCGATACCGAGTCAAACTGCCCGAGGAGCGCAAGAAGAGGGGACCAAAACCGATGCCAAAAATTCCACAAACCTGCTACCAGTGTCACAAATCCTTCAAGTGTGCCGCTCAGCTGCAAATGCATCTACG CACACACTCGGGCGAAAAACCGTACGCATGCAATCTCTGTCCCCGCCGGTTCGCCCAAAAGCACAACCTTGCCATCCACCTGCGCACGCACACGGGCGAACGGCCGTACCAGTGTGAGATCTGCAGCAAACAGTTCTCCGCCCTGGGGAACTTTCAGGCGCACAAAAAGATACACACGAACGAGCGGGATCACGTGTGCCCGTCCTGCAACAAGGGCTTCATCACGTCGGGCGATCTGACCCGGCACATGATCTCACACTCGGGCATCAAAAACTATCACTGTGATATATGTGCGAAAAGCTTCAGCCGGAACCGTGACATGATGGCACACAAGCGCAAGATGCATCTGGAAGAGTGTGGCAACGAGTGCTACAAGTGCCACGAGTGTCACAAAGTGTTCGCCACCCTGAACAATCTGAACGTTCACATGAGGGTGCATGCGCAGGAGGTGAACGTGGCGGATCCGGTGGGTGAGCTTATGCCACCACAcggacaacagcagcagcagcagcagcagcagcaacagcatcagcagcaccaccagcagcagctccagcatcAGCTCCATCACCAGCAACAGGCACATCAGCAGGTTCCGGTACCACTCGCCCTACCACCACACGCACTCGGTCCACCGGGCTCGCTTGGCGTGGGGTTGGGTATGTTACCATACCCGTCCTCTCACGTGCCAACCCATCCACCGGCACAGGTAGCGTACCACAGTCAAATGCATCCATCACAGCGGTTACATCCTTACTAA
- the LOC120958399 gene encoding calmodulin-lysine N-methyltransferase, producing MRSVGTTDGDETARDEAPETGASVQDATDDRWQWRRRRQHEDDINWKMSDQQQVTPDRAVATDGPADRAPSPARPLAGPCDGENNPIKSLRRQRRVEGASCSGPAVTSITPPTVPIGGADADTRWSARLLHQGQPAVLLPKPVEPSGDKNSPPAGQDDTANNNNNNNNRADVARELEDALERKRHNTVNARRRWKLLAKALRHDSSEDDQFAKFNLIEADRAGDEKDENVYVYRLYDRYRLKIRLIGPERPWTASELIGFNNTGNICVWPSEEALAYYILSRLSQFEGTSVLELGGGMTCLAGLVLAKYGQPAFVHVTDGNELSVENVRHSLVLNKFSCTIKSSVLKWEQTARTDREPPNERYHFILSADCLFFDESRSQLIDTIWQLLADEGVALITAPRRGQTLGLFLDECVARGFHYELLQCYNEAIWARHLELKQTDGYDENVHYPLLVKMYKYGQCDGGGSMLHRL from the coding sequence ATGCGCTCGGTCGGCACGACGGACGGGGACGAAACGGCCCGGGACGAAGCGCCAGAAACGGGTGCCAGCGTGCAAGACGCCACGGATGACCGGTGGCAATGGAGGCGGCGACGACAACACGAAGATGACATAAATTGGAAAATGTCAGACCAGCAACAGGTGACACCGGATCGGGCGGTCGCCACCGATGGGCCGGCCGACCGAGCGCCATCGCCCGCCCGGCCCCTCGCCGGCCCCTGCGATGGGGAGAATAATCCAATTAAATCGTTGCGACGGCAACGGCGTGTTGAGGGCGCGTCGTGCTCCGGCCCTGCCGTCACATCAATCACGCCACCCACAGTGCCGATTGGTGGCGCAGATGCGGACACCCGATGGTCGGCACGGCTGTTGCATCAGGGCCAGCCGGCCGTGCTACTCCCCAAGCCAGTCGAGCCGAGCGGTGATAAAAATAGTCCACCCGCCGGCCAGGACGATAcggccaacaacaacaacaacaacaacaatcggGCCGATGTGGCGCGCGAGCTGGAGGACGCACTGGAGCGGAAGCGCCACAACACGGTGAACGCCCGGCGACGCTGGAAGCTGCTGGCGAAGGCGCTCCGGCACGATTCTAGCGAGGACGATCAGTTCGCCAAGTTTAACCTGATCGAGGCGGATCGGGCCGGGGACGAGAAGGACGAGAACGTGTACGTGTACCGGCTGTACGATCGGTACCGGTTGAAGATCCGGCTGATTGGGCCCGAGCGGCCCTGGACGGCGAGCGAGCTGATCGGGTTCAACAACACCGGTAACATCTGCGTGTGGCCGTCGGAGGAAGCGCTCGCCTACTACATCCTTTCCCGGTTGTCCCAGTTCGAGGGAACGTCGGTGCTGGAGCTGGGCGGTGGTATGACCTGTCTGGCCGGGCTGGTGCTGGCGAAGTACGGCCAGCCCGCCTTCGTGCACGTGACCGACGGGAACGAGCTGTCGGTGGAGAATGTGCGCCACTCGCTCGTGCTGAACAAGTTCAGCTGCACGATCAAATCGTCCGTGCTGAAGTGGGAACAGACGGCCCGGACGGACCGGGAACCTCCGAACGAGCGGTACCACTTCATCCTGTCCGCCGACTGCCTGTTCTTCGACGAGTCCCGATCGCAGCTGATCGACACGATCTGGCAGCTGCTGGCGGACGAAGGCGTCGCGCTGATCACGGCCCCGCGCCGCGGTCAAACGTTGGGCCTGTTTCTGGACGAGTGTGTCGCCCGGGGCTTCCACTACGAGCTGCTGCAGTGCTACAACGAGGCGATCTGGGCGCGGCATCTCGAGCTGAAGCAGACGGACGGGTACGACGAGAACGTGCACTATCCGCTGCTGGTGAAGATGTACAAGTACGGCCAGTGCGATGGCGGCGGCAGCATGCTGCACCGGTTGTGA